Proteins encoded together in one Mycobacterium simiae window:
- a CDS encoding MbtH family protein, whose protein sequence is MSTNPFDDDNGSFFVLVNEEEQHSLWPTFADVPPGWRVVFGEADRSACLDYIEQNWPDIRPKSLRDRLAAGRSFDK, encoded by the coding sequence GTGAGCACGAATCCGTTCGACGACGATAATGGCAGTTTTTTCGTGTTGGTCAATGAAGAGGAGCAACACAGCTTGTGGCCGACGTTCGCCGATGTTCCGCCCGGATGGAGGGTGGTTTTTGGTGAGGCTGACAGGTCGGCATGCCTGGACTACATCGAGCAGAACTGGCCCGACATCCGGCCGAAGAGCCTGCGCGATCGGCTGGCAGCGGGGCGGAGTTTTGATAAGTAA